In a single window of the Nilaparvata lugens isolate BPH unplaced genomic scaffold, ASM1435652v1 scaffold6514, whole genome shotgun sequence genome:
- the LOC120356337 gene encoding piggyBac transposable element-derived protein 4-like, with the protein MAENLSLQEIDEFIDDSGSEGEFDDSDNDPNYVGENEDHDDDDDEEEAARVIRPTTSNSSRPTTSGNLRKRTRFDADLRQDEGWNSDDNLPDLPVFEEISGVRADLDETSTEFDCFSLFFSKEVMKNIKVETNRYAGCTIIKLRRQNQLKEHSLWNKWHCVTVEEMYSFFSIILHMCIVRKPSIDDSWVTDPFVSTPFPSSIMSRDRFKSILSMLHVNNNEKYIPRGQPNHDPIFKLRPLFDHLRQSFSRAFAPNCNLTVDEGMCGFRGRISFRVYLKNKPQKYGIKMFIVCDASTGYCLNFEVYCGKGFEEAGIIPLMRRLLESYFKK; encoded by the exons atggcTGAGAATTTGAGTCTTCAAGAAatagatgaatttattgatgattCTGGATCTGAAGGGGAGTTTGATGATTCAGATAATGATCCAAATTATGTTGGAGAAAACGAAG atcatgatgatgatgatgatgaagaagaagcagcAAGGGTAATACGGCCAACAACTTCAAATAGCAGTAGACCTACAACTTCAGGAAATTTGCGGAAAAGGACACGTTTTGATGCTGATTTGAGGCAGGATGAAGGATGGAATTCGGATGACAATCTTCCAGATTTGCCTGTTTTTGAGGAAATATCAGGGGTTAGGGCTGACTTGGATGAGACCTCTACAGAGTTTGATTgttttagtttatttttttcgAAGGAagtgatgaaaaatataaaagtggAGACAAATAGATATGCAGGGTGTACAATTATAAAACTAAGGAGacaaaatcaattgaaagagCATAGTTTGTGGAACAAGTGGCATTGTGTAACTGTAGAGGAaatgtattcatttttttcaataatattacacATGTGCATTGTGAGAAAACCGTCAATTGATGATTCCTGGGTAACAGATCCTTTTGTAAGTACACCTTTTCCATCTTCAATTATGAGTAGAGACCGTTTCAAATCAATTCTTTCGATGTTACatgtgaataataatgaaaaatatattcctaGAGGCCAGCCCAACCATGATCCCATTTTCAAATTGCGTCCTCTCTTTGACCATTTGAGACAATCATTTTCAAGAGCATTTGCTCCAAACTGCAATTTGACTGTAGATGAAGGAATGTGTGGGTTTAGAGGCCGCATTTCTTTTAGGGTCTACTTGAAGAATAAGCCACAGAAATATGGTATAAAAATGTTCATAGTTTGTGATGCATCAACAGGTTACTGTCTCAATTTCGAGGTTTATTGTGGAAAAGGTTTTGAAGAAGCTGGTATTATCCCACTCATGAGAAGATTGCTAGAGTCTTACTTCAAAAAAG